A region of Streptomyces sp. R44 DNA encodes the following proteins:
- a CDS encoding catalase — MTDSRPSTTTDSGAPVESDEHSLTVGAGGPILMQDAYLIEQMAQFNRERIPERQPHAKGSGAFGHFEVTHDVSRYTKAALFQPGTRTDLVARFSTVAGERGSPDTWRDPRGFAVKFYTSEGNYDMVGNNTPVFFVKDPMKFQHFIRSQKRRADNNLRDHDMQWDFWTLSPESAHQVTWLMGDRGIPRSWRHMNGYTSHTYMWINESGERFWVKYHFKTDQGIEFFTQHEADQMAAVDTDYHTRDLFEHIRDGAFPSWTLHVQVMPYEDAATYRFNPFDLTKVWPHGDYPLIPVGRMTLDRNPTDNHAEIEQAAFQPNNLVPGIGPSPDRMLLARLFSYADAHRHRIGANYQQLPVNAPVVDVHTYSKDGAMAFRKTADPVYAPNSKGGPAADTDRYGTPPSWAADGEITRAAYVSHPEDDDWGQPGTLVREVMDDAARDRLVDNVVGHLLNGVSEPVMERAFAYWTNIDKAVGERITQGVRAKADEKDPKAAEQGNPARRSMQEKA; from the coding sequence CAGGACGCCTATCTGATCGAACAGATGGCGCAGTTCAACCGCGAACGGATCCCCGAGCGCCAGCCGCACGCCAAGGGCAGCGGCGCGTTCGGCCACTTCGAGGTCACCCACGACGTCAGCCGCTACACGAAGGCGGCCCTGTTCCAGCCGGGCACCCGCACCGATCTGGTCGCCCGCTTCTCGACCGTCGCCGGCGAGCGCGGCAGCCCGGACACCTGGCGCGACCCGCGCGGCTTCGCGGTGAAGTTCTACACCAGCGAAGGCAACTACGACATGGTCGGCAACAACACGCCGGTCTTCTTCGTCAAGGACCCGATGAAGTTCCAGCACTTCATCCGGTCCCAGAAGCGCCGCGCGGACAACAACCTGCGCGACCACGACATGCAGTGGGACTTCTGGACCCTCTCCCCGGAGTCCGCCCACCAGGTCACCTGGCTGATGGGGGACCGTGGCATCCCGCGCTCCTGGCGCCACATGAACGGCTACACCTCGCACACGTACATGTGGATCAACGAGTCGGGTGAGCGGTTCTGGGTGAAGTACCACTTCAAGACCGACCAGGGCATCGAGTTCTTCACCCAGCACGAGGCCGACCAGATGGCGGCCGTCGACACGGATTACCACACGCGGGACCTGTTCGAGCACATCCGCGACGGCGCGTTCCCGAGCTGGACGCTGCACGTGCAGGTCATGCCGTACGAGGACGCCGCGACCTACCGGTTCAACCCGTTCGACCTCACCAAGGTGTGGCCGCACGGGGACTACCCGCTCATCCCGGTCGGCCGCATGACGCTCGACCGGAACCCCACCGACAACCACGCCGAGATCGAGCAGGCAGCCTTCCAGCCGAACAACCTCGTCCCCGGCATCGGCCCCAGCCCCGACCGGATGCTGCTGGCCCGGCTGTTCTCGTACGCGGACGCCCACCGCCACCGCATCGGCGCCAACTACCAGCAGCTCCCGGTGAACGCGCCCGTCGTCGACGTCCACACGTACTCGAAGGACGGGGCGATGGCCTTCCGCAAGACGGCCGACCCGGTCTACGCCCCGAACTCCAAGGGCGGACCGGCCGCCGACACCGACCGCTACGGGACCCCGCCCAGCTGGGCGGCGGACGGCGAGATCACCCGGGCGGCCTACGTCTCCCACCCGGAGGACGACGACTGGGGTCAGCCCGGCACCCTCGTGCGCGAGGTGATGGACGACGCCGCCCGCGACCGTCTGGTGGACAACGTCGTCGGTCACCTGCTCAACGGCGTCTCCGAGCCAGTCATGGAGCGTGCCTTCGCCTACTGGACGAACATCGACAAGGCCGTCGGCGAGCGCATCACCCAGGGCGTACGGGCCAAGGCCGACGAGAAGGACCCCAAGGCGGCCGAACAGGGCAACCCCGCCCGCCGCTCCATGCAGGAAAAGGCCTGA
- a CDS encoding PrpF domain-containing protein translates to MHIPATLVRGGTSKCWLFNQVEVPADRGDLERLLVAAYGATDPVELDGVGGATPTTSKAAVVGASPEPGVDVDYLFAQVGIGTGSVEWTSNCGNCATGVALYAVTKGMVPVTGDLTRVVMRNTNTGAVLEGIVDTRGGVVHHFGRQTVPGTRAGGVAVGLTFRDPAGGTTGSLLPTGQAAQELRVGLAEPVRVSMVTAGAPVVLVDAASAGRTGAESLERMNADVPWLRTVRHTAAPLMGLLEPGEEPGDAVPKAGLVGPPVPYTTTLGEPIGAEDYDVSVRMLSMNAPHPAIGLTSAVAVAAAGLLKGSVVSRATGGPADEWLRLGTPAGVVAVRCTDVRNGLPHRVTVQRAARLLADARIYVPGAGSPQAA, encoded by the coding sequence GTGCACATTCCCGCGACTCTGGTGCGTGGCGGCACAAGCAAGTGCTGGCTGTTCAACCAGGTCGAAGTCCCTGCCGACCGTGGCGACCTCGAACGGCTGCTGGTCGCCGCGTACGGCGCCACCGACCCCGTGGAGCTGGACGGGGTGGGCGGGGCGACTCCCACCACCTCGAAAGCGGCCGTGGTCGGCGCCTCGCCCGAGCCCGGCGTCGACGTCGACTACCTGTTCGCTCAGGTCGGCATCGGGACGGGCTCGGTGGAGTGGACGAGCAACTGCGGCAACTGCGCCACCGGCGTCGCCCTGTACGCGGTGACCAAAGGAATGGTTCCGGTCACCGGCGACCTGACGCGCGTGGTGATGCGCAACACCAATACCGGCGCGGTCCTCGAAGGGATCGTCGACACCCGCGGAGGCGTGGTGCACCACTTCGGCCGCCAGACGGTACCCGGCACCCGTGCCGGCGGGGTCGCGGTCGGCCTCACGTTCCGCGACCCGGCCGGTGGCACGACCGGCTCGCTGCTCCCCACCGGCCAGGCCGCCCAGGAGCTGCGGGTCGGCCTCGCCGAGCCGGTACGCGTGAGCATGGTGACCGCAGGAGCTCCGGTCGTCCTCGTCGACGCCGCCAGTGCCGGGCGTACCGGTGCCGAGTCACTGGAGCGGATGAACGCGGACGTCCCCTGGCTGCGCACCGTCCGGCACACCGCCGCACCCCTGATGGGGCTGCTCGAGCCGGGCGAGGAACCGGGTGACGCGGTGCCCAAGGCGGGCCTGGTCGGCCCGCCGGTGCCGTACACCACCACCCTCGGTGAACCCATCGGTGCCGAGGACTACGACGTGTCGGTGCGCATGCTCAGCATGAACGCACCGCACCCCGCGATCGGCCTGACCTCCGCCGTCGCCGTCGCGGCGGCCGGACTCCTCAAGGGGTCCGTGGTCTCCCGGGCCACGGGCGGCCCGGCCGACGAGTGGTTGCGCCTCGGCACGCCCGCCGGCGTCGTCGCGGTCCGCTGCACCGATGTGAGGAACGGCCTGCCGCACCGGGTCACCGTGCAGCGCGCGGCCCGTCTGCTCGCCGACGCCCGCATCTACGTACCGGGAGCAGGCAGCCCGCAAGCCGCCTGA
- a CDS encoding type III effector protein: MTPSDQPFSPHTDAHSPASFLAAAAALHAMDEALRAAQQETPDGPDAGPGPEQALASLALLRQVREQLAGWETGLIETARDAGASWADLAPPLGVASRQAAERRYLRGRPGPAGTTGEQRVTATRQARATRRTTASWARANAADLRRLAGQITALTDLPAAARRPLDELHAALAHDDPADLIGPLTATRPHLAAAHPDLAARLDALTAP, translated from the coding sequence GTGACCCCGTCCGACCAGCCGTTCTCGCCCCACACCGACGCCCACAGCCCGGCGTCGTTCCTCGCCGCCGCGGCGGCCCTTCACGCCATGGACGAGGCTCTGCGCGCCGCACAGCAGGAGACTCCCGACGGCCCGGACGCCGGGCCGGGACCGGAGCAGGCCCTTGCCTCGCTGGCGCTGCTGCGGCAGGTCCGCGAGCAGCTCGCCGGATGGGAGACCGGCCTGATCGAAACCGCCCGGGACGCGGGCGCCAGCTGGGCCGACCTCGCCCCGCCCCTGGGCGTCGCCAGCCGTCAGGCCGCCGAACGCCGCTACCTGCGCGGCCGCCCCGGACCCGCCGGGACCACCGGCGAGCAGCGTGTGACGGCCACTCGCCAGGCCCGGGCCACGAGGCGCACCACCGCCTCCTGGGCCCGCGCCAACGCCGCCGATCTGCGCCGCCTCGCCGGCCAGATCACCGCCCTCACCGACCTGCCCGCAGCCGCCCGCCGCCCCCTCGACGAGCTCCACGCGGCCCTCGCCCACGACGATCCCGCCGACCTCATCGGCCCCCTGACCGCCACCCGCCCCCACCTGGCCGCCGCCCACCCCGACCTCGCCGCCCGGCTCGACGCCCTCACAGCCCCGTAG
- a CDS encoding DUF2267 domain-containing protein: MITDVRVPLEHQQPYGTAYEQMLEKVRYEGAYSTRERADEAVRLVLSGLGRQLTGDERVDLAACLPLEAARVLTAQIPDPQPLGGWAFVKDLAARSGASLATTRWDTGSVFAAVTAHAGPDLITRILHQLPTGWALLFGQAELNSAV; the protein is encoded by the coding sequence GTGATCACCGACGTGCGCGTACCGCTTGAGCACCAGCAGCCGTACGGGACGGCGTACGAGCAGATGCTGGAGAAGGTCCGCTACGAAGGCGCCTACTCCACCCGCGAGCGGGCCGACGAAGCCGTCCGGCTGGTCCTTTCCGGGCTGGGACGCCAGCTGACCGGCGACGAACGTGTCGACCTGGCCGCCTGCCTGCCCCTGGAGGCCGCACGCGTCCTGACCGCGCAGATCCCCGACCCCCAGCCGCTGGGCGGCTGGGCCTTCGTCAAGGACCTCGCCGCCCGCTCCGGCGCCTCCCTGGCCACCACCCGCTGGGACACCGGCTCCGTCTTCGCCGCCGTCACCGCCCACGCCGGCCCCGACCTCATCACCCGCATCCTCCACCAGCTCCCCACCGGCTGGGCCCTGCTGTTCGGCCAAGCCGAACTCAACTCGGCCGTGTGA
- a CDS encoding SLC13 family permease, giving the protein MSAEVISIGALLVMFVLGTVLPINLGILAFVATFAVGTASLGLTEAEIFDGFPAKLFVTIVGVTYLFSVARRNGTIDWLVAAGVRLVRGKVQLIPWVLFLVAALLTAFGTFTPAAVAILAPIGMNFAYRYKLNPLVVGMMVISGGHAGAFSPLAVSGALVLGLVDKTDVQVSAVTLFSASFLINLVLAILTYALLAKRPAPLVEGAEEVAADEELAVSGRPDWRQWLTLASLLALVVGALGFHLEIGFLALAAGALLALVDMKRQEKAVDGVSWSTLLLVAGMMTYIAMLEKAGVIEKISEHAAHLGAPLVVALLLCFTVAITSAFASSTAILTAIIPIAVPLLLSSHLSGAGLIAALAVSTTIVDTSPFSTNGALVLGNARGVDSRRFYRQVIGYTGGIVALGPVVAWGALVLPWS; this is encoded by the coding sequence ATGTCTGCTGAAGTGATCTCCATAGGCGCCCTGCTGGTGATGTTCGTGCTCGGTACCGTGCTGCCGATCAACCTGGGCATCCTCGCCTTCGTCGCCACCTTCGCCGTCGGCACTGCCTCGCTCGGGCTCACCGAGGCCGAGATCTTCGACGGGTTCCCGGCCAAGCTCTTCGTCACGATCGTCGGAGTCACCTACCTGTTCTCCGTCGCGCGCCGCAACGGCACCATCGACTGGCTCGTCGCGGCCGGCGTCAGGCTGGTACGCGGCAAGGTGCAGCTCATCCCCTGGGTGCTGTTCCTGGTGGCCGCCCTGCTGACGGCGTTCGGTACGTTCACCCCGGCCGCGGTCGCGATCCTCGCGCCGATCGGCATGAACTTCGCCTACCGCTACAAGCTCAACCCGCTGGTCGTCGGCATGATGGTGATCAGTGGCGGGCACGCGGGCGCGTTCTCCCCGCTGGCCGTCTCCGGTGCGCTGGTCCTCGGCCTCGTCGACAAGACCGACGTGCAGGTCTCCGCCGTGACGCTGTTCAGCGCCAGCTTCCTGATCAACCTGGTGCTCGCGATCCTCACCTACGCCCTGCTCGCCAAGCGTCCCGCCCCGCTGGTCGAGGGTGCCGAGGAGGTGGCCGCCGACGAGGAGCTCGCCGTCTCCGGCAGGCCCGACTGGAGGCAGTGGCTCACCCTCGCCTCTCTGTTGGCCCTCGTCGTCGGCGCGCTCGGCTTCCACCTGGAGATCGGCTTCCTCGCGCTGGCCGCCGGCGCGCTGCTGGCCCTGGTGGACATGAAGCGGCAGGAGAAGGCCGTCGACGGTGTCAGCTGGTCCACCCTGCTTCTGGTCGCGGGCATGATGACGTACATCGCGATGCTGGAGAAGGCCGGTGTCATCGAGAAGATCTCCGAACACGCCGCCCACCTGGGCGCCCCGCTCGTCGTCGCCCTGCTGCTGTGCTTCACCGTGGCCATCACCTCCGCCTTCGCCTCCTCCACCGCGATCCTCACGGCGATCATCCCCATCGCCGTACCGCTGCTGCTCTCCAGCCACCTCAGCGGTGCCGGACTGATCGCCGCGCTGGCCGTCTCCACGACGATCGTCGACACCTCCCCCTTCTCGACCAACGGAGCACTCGTCCTCGGCAACGCCCGCGGGGTGGACTCCCGCCGCTTCTACCGCCAGGTCATCGGCTACACCGGCGGAATCGTCGCCCTCGGCCCCGTCGTCGCCTGGGGCGCCCTGGTCCTGCCCTGGTCATAG
- a CDS encoding Hsp20/alpha crystallin family protein — translation MLMRTDPFRELDRLAQQLAGPGTWSRPSAMPMDAYREGDEYVVAFDLPGVSADAIDIDVERNMLTVKAERRPVAKADDVQMELSERPLGVFSRQIVLADTLDTEHIKADYDAGVLSLRIPIAERAKPRKISIGVGSGRKEISG, via the coding sequence ATGTTGATGCGCACTGACCCCTTCCGTGAGCTGGACCGGCTGGCACAGCAGCTGGCGGGTCCCGGCACCTGGTCGAGGCCGTCGGCGATGCCGATGGACGCCTACCGTGAGGGCGACGAGTACGTGGTGGCCTTCGACCTGCCCGGCGTCAGCGCGGACGCGATCGACATCGACGTCGAGCGGAACATGCTCACCGTCAAGGCCGAGCGCCGGCCGGTGGCGAAGGCCGACGACGTGCAGATGGAACTGTCCGAGCGGCCGCTGGGCGTCTTCTCCCGCCAGATCGTGCTCGCCGACACCCTCGACACCGAGCACATCAAGGCCGACTACGACGCGGGCGTGCTCAGCCTGCGCATCCCGATCGCCGAGCGCGCCAAGCCCCGCAAGATCTCCATCGGCGTCGGCTCCGGCCGCAAGGAGATCTCCGGCTGA
- a CDS encoding YihY/virulence factor BrkB family protein yields MADREVPQEDRAAPAAPAPAALTYDGLLALFPWLLVLVSLLGVSGRSTADKVLDSLGELTPGPARDVLGQAVENLQGAPGTGAVMATVGVLLALWSASGYVGAFTRAANRVYDVPEGRPLWKVLPIRLGLTTLLVLMAAASALIVVLTGEVARRAGDVLGVGDSALTVWSIAKWPVLVVLVAMMLALLYWASPNVESRGWRWITPSSALALLIWPAASAGFAVHVAEFASYNRTYGTMGGVVVFLIWLWISNLAVLLGLEFDAETLRQRAVVGGMPPDQEPYVEPRDTRSWTEEEERAVRDERGPDGPEGGIHAKGTRKVRSHDR; encoded by the coding sequence ATGGCCGACCGGGAAGTTCCTCAGGAAGACCGTGCGGCGCCCGCCGCGCCCGCCCCCGCCGCCCTCACGTACGACGGCCTGCTGGCCCTCTTCCCGTGGCTGCTCGTGCTCGTCTCGCTGCTCGGCGTCAGCGGCCGGTCGACGGCGGACAAGGTCCTGGACAGCCTTGGCGAGCTCACGCCGGGCCCGGCCCGCGACGTGCTCGGCCAGGCCGTGGAGAACCTGCAGGGGGCACCCGGTACGGGAGCCGTCATGGCGACGGTCGGCGTGCTGCTCGCCCTGTGGTCGGCCTCCGGCTACGTGGGAGCGTTCACGCGCGCCGCCAACCGCGTCTACGACGTCCCCGAGGGCCGCCCGCTCTGGAAGGTACTGCCCATCCGCCTGGGGCTGACCACGCTGCTCGTGCTCATGGCCGCGGCGAGCGCGCTGATCGTCGTTCTCACCGGCGAGGTGGCGCGCCGCGCGGGCGATGTGCTGGGCGTCGGCGACTCCGCGCTGACGGTGTGGTCGATCGCCAAGTGGCCGGTTCTGGTCGTGCTCGTGGCGATGATGCTCGCGCTCCTGTACTGGGCGAGTCCGAACGTCGAGAGCAGGGGCTGGCGGTGGATCACCCCGAGCAGCGCCCTCGCCCTGCTGATCTGGCCGGCCGCCTCCGCCGGGTTCGCCGTCCACGTGGCCGAGTTCGCCTCGTACAACAGGACCTACGGCACGATGGGCGGTGTCGTCGTCTTCCTGATCTGGCTGTGGATCAGCAACCTGGCCGTCCTCCTGGGCCTGGAATTCGACGCGGAGACCCTGCGGCAACGGGCGGTCGTCGGCGGTATGCCGCCGGACCAGGAGCCGTACGTCGAGCCGCGTGACACCCGCTCGTGGACCGAGGAGGAGGAGCGGGCGGTACGGGACGAGCGCGGGCCCGACGGCCCCGAGGGCGGTATCCACGCGAAGGGTACGAGGAAGGTGCGGTCCCATGACCGGTGA
- a CDS encoding LysR family transcriptional regulator produces MLNVRRLLLLTEATERGSLTAAAEALGMTTSAASQQMSLLEQEAGQPLIERLPRGIRPTPAGAALAERGQAIRRELRAAQADLDSFTALDQGTLRLGSFPTASASLLPLALTRFRRRHAGIRIEVRAGVLAELREMLHAGEVEQGLLWDYEWNRLDDPALAVTHLLDDPTVLVVPADSPLRTRPSVSLGDLADQEWIIRADNHPVADVLRRSCRQAGFEPRIAYSSHDYQEAQAMVAAGLGIALAPRLALTSRRSDVRLLPFASDVPAPTRRILLARAAARPATPPAQAMARVLRTVAQRFTAPDLHRAQLGAVRRG; encoded by the coding sequence ATGCTCAACGTGCGCCGTCTGCTGCTGCTCACCGAGGCCACCGAACGCGGTTCGCTCACTGCCGCGGCGGAAGCCCTCGGCATGACCACCTCCGCCGCCTCCCAGCAGATGTCGCTGCTGGAGCAGGAGGCAGGGCAGCCGCTGATCGAGCGGCTGCCACGCGGTATCCGCCCCACCCCGGCGGGTGCCGCGCTGGCCGAACGGGGTCAGGCCATCCGCCGGGAACTCCGTGCCGCCCAGGCCGACCTGGACTCCTTCACCGCCCTCGACCAGGGCACCCTGCGGCTCGGTTCCTTCCCCACGGCGAGCGCGTCCCTGCTGCCGCTGGCGCTCACGCGTTTCCGACGCCGCCACGCCGGCATCCGTATCGAGGTGCGCGCAGGAGTCCTCGCGGAGCTCAGGGAGATGCTGCACGCCGGGGAGGTGGAGCAGGGGCTGCTCTGGGACTACGAATGGAACCGCCTCGACGATCCGGCGCTTGCCGTCACCCACCTGCTGGACGACCCCACGGTGCTTGTCGTCCCCGCCGATTCGCCCCTACGCACACGTCCCTCCGTGAGCCTCGGCGATCTCGCCGACCAGGAGTGGATCATCCGCGCCGACAACCATCCCGTCGCCGACGTCCTGCGCCGAAGCTGCCGCCAGGCGGGATTCGAGCCCCGCATCGCCTACTCGTCGCACGACTACCAAGAGGCGCAGGCCATGGTCGCCGCCGGTCTCGGCATCGCGCTCGCACCCCGTCTGGCGCTCACCAGCCGACGCAGTGACGTACGCCTCCTGCCGTTCGCCTCCGACGTCCCGGCCCCCACCCGCCGCATCCTCCTCGCACGCGCCGCGGCACGCCCTGCCACCCCACCGGCCCAGGCGATGGCCCGCGTCCTACGCACGGTGGCGCAGCGATTCACCGCCCCAGACCTGCACCGGGCCCAGCTCGGGGCGGTCCGGCGGGGCTGA
- a CDS encoding mechanosensitive ion channel family protein — MESVIRLAISVGGSALAALAVCRAADLLARFADARHPETPLWGLLRRCRTPLYVVVLAALLRWTYPMASPGRGPLEEHAGAVTRVLLLCLIGGGAWLAVRTVAAVVESSYARYAGRSRDAARLRRVRTQVTLIMRVVSVAVGVLAAAAALVTFPSFRTLGTSLLASAGIIGIVAGVAAQSTLSNLFAGFQIAFGDMVRIGDTVVVDGEWGVVEEVTLTFLTVRTWDERRVTLPVSYFTSRPFENWSRGGAEMTGSVFVHCDHSTPVALVRAHLREFLTTCDTWDGRGWDLAVTDTSPTGITVRAIVTAKDADDLWTTRCAVREELVGWLAREHPGALPKVVTAPAADAFDRPWENARAPRQRRPRQPARNPTRPGDTPSD, encoded by the coding sequence ATGGAGAGCGTTATCCGACTGGCGATCTCCGTCGGCGGCTCGGCGCTGGCCGCCTTGGCCGTCTGCCGTGCGGCGGACCTGCTGGCACGGTTCGCCGACGCGAGGCATCCGGAGACCCCGCTGTGGGGGCTGCTGCGCCGCTGCCGCACGCCGCTGTACGTCGTCGTGCTGGCCGCCCTGCTCAGATGGACCTACCCGATGGCGTCGCCCGGACGGGGGCCGCTCGAAGAGCACGCGGGGGCGGTGACCCGCGTCCTGCTGCTGTGCCTGATCGGCGGAGGCGCCTGGCTCGCGGTACGGACGGTCGCGGCCGTCGTCGAGTCCTCGTACGCGCGCTACGCCGGACGTTCACGCGACGCCGCCCGGCTGCGCCGGGTCCGTACCCAGGTCACCCTGATCATGCGGGTGGTGTCCGTCGCCGTCGGGGTGCTCGCCGCCGCCGCGGCCCTCGTCACCTTCCCCTCGTTCCGCACCCTCGGCACGTCCCTGCTCGCCTCGGCCGGCATCATCGGCATCGTGGCCGGTGTGGCGGCCCAGTCGACGCTGAGCAACCTCTTCGCCGGCTTCCAGATCGCCTTCGGTGACATGGTCCGGATCGGTGACACCGTCGTCGTGGACGGCGAGTGGGGTGTCGTGGAGGAGGTGACGCTCACCTTCCTCACGGTCCGGACCTGGGACGAGCGTCGCGTCACGCTCCCCGTCTCGTACTTCACCTCGCGGCCGTTCGAGAACTGGTCGCGCGGCGGCGCGGAGATGACGGGGTCGGTGTTCGTCCACTGCGACCACTCGACACCGGTCGCGCTCGTCCGGGCGCACCTCCGGGAGTTCCTCACCACGTGCGACACCTGGGACGGGCGGGGCTGGGACCTCGCCGTCACCGACACCTCACCGACCGGCATCACGGTGCGGGCGATCGTGACCGCCAAGGACGCCGACGACCTGTGGACGACCCGTTGTGCCGTACGGGAGGAGCTCGTCGGCTGGCTCGCGCGGGAGCATCCGGGCGCCCTCCCCAAGGTCGTCACCGCTCCCGCGGCGGACGCCTTCGACCGACCGTGGGAGAACGCCCGGGCGCCGCGGCAGCGACGCCCCCGTCAGCCTGCCCGGAACCCCACCCGGCCGGGGGACACGCCTTCGGACTGA
- a CDS encoding DUF2267 domain-containing protein yields MTLRRDAFLDHVQERGEYGTAEEAERAARVVLALLGAHLIGEVRAQLAARLPEEFALILLNPLQSAEPLPPERFVRATAAWIEGATEQTATWDVSAVLSTVADTAGEDLMGQILLQLPVGYDLLFGRPQPT; encoded by the coding sequence ATGACTCTGCGACGCGATGCGTTCCTCGACCACGTGCAGGAACGCGGCGAGTACGGCACTGCGGAGGAAGCCGAGCGCGCGGCCCGCGTGGTCCTCGCCCTGCTCGGCGCGCACCTGATCGGCGAAGTCCGCGCCCAGCTCGCGGCACGCCTGCCGGAGGAATTCGCCCTGATCCTGCTCAACCCGCTCCAGAGCGCCGAACCGCTGCCACCGGAGCGGTTCGTGAGGGCGACCGCAGCCTGGATCGAGGGCGCCACCGAGCAGACCGCGACCTGGGACGTCAGCGCCGTCCTGTCCACGGTCGCCGACACCGCGGGCGAGGACCTGATGGGACAGATCCTGCTCCAGCTCCCGGTCGGCTACGACCTCCTCTTCGGCCGCCCCCAACCCACCTGA
- a CDS encoding glutathione S-transferase family protein, with protein sequence MTGDGSFERDRTYITTRITADGRDGFPVEAGRYRLVIARACPWANRSAIVRRLMGLEDVLSLGIAGPLHDERSWCFHLDPGGRDPVLGIETLREAYVRREPDYPSGITVPAIVDVPTGRVVTNDFERITLDLGSEWAAHQRDGAPDLYPEGWRDEIDDVADKVYRDVNDGVYQCGFATGQRAYDTAYQRLWARLDWLEERLARRRYLVGDTLTEADVRLFPTLVRFDAVYHGHFKCNRQKLTELPALWAYARDLFQTPGFGDTIDFAQIKAHYYVVHHDINPTGVVPRGPDTRGWLSPHGREQLGGRPFGDGTPPPPPPLPERVPRAGRAG encoded by the coding sequence ATGACCGGTGACGGCTCGTTCGAGCGCGACCGCACGTACATCACGACCCGGATCACGGCGGACGGCCGGGACGGCTTCCCGGTGGAGGCCGGGCGCTATCGCCTCGTCATCGCGCGGGCCTGCCCGTGGGCGAACCGGAGCGCGATCGTCCGACGCCTGATGGGACTGGAGGACGTGCTTTCCCTGGGGATCGCCGGGCCCCTGCACGACGAGCGCAGTTGGTGCTTCCACCTGGACCCGGGCGGCCGGGACCCCGTCCTCGGCATCGAGACACTGCGGGAGGCGTACGTCCGCCGTGAACCGGACTATCCGAGCGGCATCACGGTGCCCGCGATCGTCGACGTCCCCACCGGCCGGGTGGTGACCAACGACTTCGAGCGGATCACGCTCGACCTGGGCAGCGAGTGGGCGGCCCACCAGCGGGACGGAGCGCCGGACCTCTATCCGGAGGGGTGGCGCGACGAGATCGACGACGTGGCCGACAAGGTGTACCGGGACGTCAACGACGGTGTCTACCAGTGCGGGTTCGCCACCGGCCAGCGGGCGTACGACACGGCGTACCAGCGCCTGTGGGCACGGCTGGACTGGCTGGAGGAGCGGCTCGCCCGCCGGCGCTATCTGGTCGGCGACACCCTCACCGAGGCCGACGTCCGCCTCTTCCCGACCCTGGTGCGCTTCGACGCCGTCTACCACGGCCACTTCAAGTGCAACCGGCAGAAACTGACCGAACTCCCGGCACTGTGGGCCTACGCGCGGGACCTTTTCCAGACGCCCGGCTTCGGCGACACGATCGACTTCGCGCAGATCAAGGCGCACTACTACGTCGTCCATCACGACATCAACCCGACCGGGGTCGTCCCCCGGGGCCCGGACACCCGCGGCTGGCTCTCGCCGCACGGGCGGGAACAGCTCGGCGGCCGCCCGTTCGGCGACGGGACCCCGCCTCCGCCACCGCCGCTTCCCGAGCGCGTGCCGCGGGCGGGCCGGGCGGGCTGA